The following are encoded together in the Pseudoalteromonas piscicida genome:
- the rsmB gene encoding 16S rRNA (cytosine(967)-C(5))-methyltransferase RsmB: MSNVRALAAQTLFQVVDKGASLSAQLPLATSQLDGKDKALLQQICYGVLRYLPSLEHYCQQLLEQPLKGKRRVFQFLLYVGIYQLQHMRVPAHAAVAETVNALTPLRAPGMKGLVNAILRSFQRHQVELETSAAEIPACLYNHPGWFINQLKAAYPTQWQAILEANQQQAPMWLRVNQSQFSTSDYAAMLDQEGITYQLHSEYPDGVLLDSPIDVYALPQFAAGACSVQDAAAQKAARLLAPQEGESILDACAAPGGKTCHILELADAEVTAIDADGDRLQRVEQNLERIGLSAKCLEGDASDPEAWWDGEQYDRILLDVPCSATGVIRRHPDIKWLRRASDIDNLVTLQAQIIDKIWPLLKPGGTLVYATCSVLPQENQQQIARFLSATLDAKLIPLHDADTEAQPGLQLLPGLSDGFYYAKLTKQ, translated from the coding sequence GTGAGTAATGTACGCGCACTCGCTGCCCAAACCCTATTTCAAGTCGTCGATAAAGGCGCGTCGTTAAGTGCTCAATTACCACTTGCCACCAGCCAGTTAGACGGTAAAGACAAAGCCTTGCTACAGCAAATTTGCTACGGCGTATTAAGATATTTGCCTTCACTTGAACACTATTGCCAGCAGTTACTTGAGCAACCGCTTAAAGGTAAGCGCCGTGTTTTCCAGTTTTTGCTGTATGTGGGTATTTACCAACTACAACATATGCGCGTACCAGCTCATGCTGCAGTAGCCGAAACTGTAAACGCACTCACGCCACTAAGAGCGCCCGGCATGAAAGGCTTAGTTAATGCAATTTTACGCAGCTTCCAACGTCATCAGGTCGAACTAGAAACCAGTGCTGCAGAGATCCCTGCTTGTTTATACAACCACCCTGGCTGGTTTATCAATCAACTTAAAGCAGCTTACCCTACTCAGTGGCAAGCTATTTTAGAGGCGAATCAACAACAAGCACCAATGTGGCTGCGTGTAAACCAATCCCAGTTTTCTACTTCAGACTACGCAGCAATGCTAGACCAAGAAGGGATAACCTATCAGCTTCATAGCGAATACCCAGACGGAGTTTTGCTTGATAGCCCGATTGACGTTTATGCGTTACCACAGTTTGCCGCTGGCGCTTGCTCAGTGCAAGACGCCGCCGCCCAAAAAGCCGCGAGATTATTAGCGCCACAAGAAGGTGAGAGTATTCTTGATGCTTGTGCAGCCCCAGGTGGCAAGACTTGCCATATTTTGGAGTTAGCAGACGCCGAAGTGACTGCCATTGATGCTGATGGTGATCGCTTACAACGTGTGGAGCAAAACCTTGAGCGTATCGGTTTATCGGCCAAGTGCCTTGAGGGCGATGCAAGTGACCCCGAAGCATGGTGGGATGGCGAGCAATATGATCGCATCTTATTGGATGTTCCTTGCTCTGCAACTGGCGTTATTAGACGACACCCGGACATCAAATGGCTAAGACGCGCTTCTGATATTGATAACTTGGTGACGTTACAGGCACAAATTATTGATAAAATCTGGCCATTGCTTAAACCCGGTGGCACACTAGTTTACGCTACCTGCTCGGTACTGCCACAAGAGAACCAGCAACAGATCGCACGTTTTCTTTCTGCGACCCTTGATGCGAAGCTCATACCTTTACATGATGCAGACACAGAAGCACAACCAGGCTTGCAGCTATTACCCGGATTGAGTGATGGGTTTTACTACGCAAAGTTGACAAAACAATAA